A window of Cohnella herbarum contains these coding sequences:
- a CDS encoding family 78 glycoside hydrolase catalytic domain, whose protein sequence is MSREWQAQWIWGDGEESPRNEWRCFRKTFEIHENDIRSGSLRITADSRYVLFLNGTQLGRGPVRSWPSELSYDTYEVGHLLKPGEKNTIAALVLHFGVSTFYYLRGRGGLLIELEYAGSTREIVASDASWQTSRHNGHHPRSPRTTCQQAFAEYIDASAWDGEWMREDYDDSDWRNAIVLGPVGMEPWTTVKPRDIPMLTDEAVYPVRVSSLAKVRSFSLTATVDVRNALMVGSEDHANAIQFTGFVATSVRASQAGKATLGFLASGECLRALSLNGEIVTDDRLYGSAPERYVDVDLLQGDNLLLIDVSGSIHTGKLQIGVYAEDCIELELTSPLRFPDSHEQSAFWAVGPFDYVMLIDHQDNRKLDSEHPVYLNLLKSVKTAVDLNSYGQWLRPIDRKYISEADVFSLCVWRKEQVKFAVPSQLQNAVIPNAQAGIVPTYEGFDTELVLDFGKEYSGYLTFEVEASEGTILDGYGLEYMTDTYRQDTFGLDHTIRYVCKSGRQFHESPIRRGFRYMAFNVRNAKSPVRIYNVKIIQSNYPVAEIGRFECSDPLLNDIWEISRHTTKLCMEDTFVDCPAYEQAFWVGDSRNEALVSNYLYGVQDIVKRCLRLVPGSKHQSPLYADQVPSGWNSVIPNWTFFWAIACREYYEQTADKAFAIEMYAHIRYTLNHYLLKIDDNGLFNVKGWNLLDWSPIDQPNDGIVTHQNMFLVQTLRCAAEMGRLAGEDAESSRFDQAAIRLDNAINTHLWDDEKQAYIDCIHPDGRRSGVLSMQTQVVASLTGVARGDRKETIDRYVTSPPKHFVQIGSPFMSFFYYEALGKLGEIGLILEDIRKNYGNMIDHGATTCWEQYPNFVENRANPDMLTRSHCHAWSSAPAYFLGKEVLGIKSLAPGWSSVEVSPAPNGLGWARGSVPHPDGGTIDVSWTVNESSKSFKLSVAYPEGVSLQIQIPDGYEAEIEQTVLPQA, encoded by the coding sequence ATGAGCAGAGAATGGCAAGCACAGTGGATCTGGGGAGACGGGGAAGAGAGCCCGCGAAACGAATGGCGTTGCTTCAGGAAAACGTTCGAAATCCACGAGAACGATATTCGTTCCGGTTCGCTCCGGATTACCGCGGATTCTCGTTACGTATTGTTCTTAAACGGCACTCAATTGGGCAGAGGGCCTGTTCGATCATGGCCTTCCGAGCTGAGCTATGACACCTACGAAGTGGGGCACCTCCTCAAACCGGGGGAGAAAAATACGATTGCCGCTCTCGTGCTCCACTTCGGCGTATCTACCTTCTATTACTTAAGAGGAAGAGGCGGTCTCCTTATCGAACTCGAGTACGCGGGCTCGACTCGCGAGATTGTCGCTTCGGATGCATCATGGCAAACTTCCCGCCATAACGGTCATCATCCGCGCTCTCCTCGAACGACTTGCCAACAGGCTTTCGCCGAATATATCGATGCATCGGCTTGGGACGGCGAGTGGATGCGCGAAGACTATGACGATTCCGATTGGCGCAATGCGATCGTTCTTGGTCCGGTAGGTATGGAGCCCTGGACAACGGTCAAGCCGCGCGACATTCCGATGCTGACGGATGAAGCCGTATATCCCGTGCGGGTAAGCTCTCTGGCCAAGGTGCGTTCTTTCTCTCTCACGGCGACGGTAGACGTCCGCAATGCGCTTATGGTCGGAAGCGAGGATCATGCGAACGCCATTCAATTTACTGGATTCGTCGCAACTTCCGTTCGGGCAAGCCAAGCAGGTAAAGCTACGCTGGGTTTTCTCGCTTCGGGGGAATGCTTGCGCGCGTTATCCCTGAACGGGGAAATCGTAACCGACGATCGGCTGTACGGATCCGCGCCCGAACGCTATGTGGACGTAGACTTGCTTCAAGGGGACAATTTGCTGCTTATCGACGTATCCGGGTCCATACACACGGGCAAACTGCAAATCGGCGTATACGCGGAAGATTGCATCGAATTGGAATTGACCTCTCCTCTTCGCTTCCCGGATTCCCATGAACAATCGGCTTTCTGGGCCGTTGGTCCGTTCGACTACGTCATGCTAATCGATCATCAAGATAACCGCAAGCTGGATTCCGAACACCCGGTATACCTAAACTTGCTGAAGAGCGTTAAGACTGCCGTTGATTTGAATAGTTACGGGCAATGGCTACGTCCGATCGATCGGAAATATATTTCGGAAGCGGATGTGTTCAGCCTCTGCGTCTGGAGAAAAGAGCAGGTTAAGTTCGCCGTGCCTTCGCAGTTGCAGAACGCGGTTATCCCGAACGCTCAGGCCGGCATCGTTCCGACTTACGAAGGCTTCGACACGGAACTCGTCCTCGACTTCGGCAAAGAATATTCCGGCTATCTTACTTTCGAAGTGGAAGCGTCCGAGGGGACGATCTTGGATGGGTACGGATTAGAGTATATGACCGATACCTATCGCCAAGACACCTTCGGATTAGACCATACGATACGTTACGTGTGCAAATCCGGAAGGCAATTCCATGAATCTCCGATCCGCAGAGGGTTCCGCTATATGGCCTTTAACGTAAGGAATGCGAAATCGCCGGTGCGAATCTATAACGTAAAAATAATCCAGAGCAACTATCCCGTTGCCGAGATAGGCCGATTCGAGTGTTCCGATCCGCTCCTGAACGATATTTGGGAAATCAGCCGCCATACGACGAAATTATGCATGGAAGACACGTTCGTCGATTGTCCGGCATACGAGCAAGCTTTCTGGGTCGGCGATAGCCGGAATGAGGCGTTGGTGAGCAACTATCTGTACGGCGTTCAAGATATCGTGAAACGTTGCCTACGTCTCGTACCGGGATCGAAGCACCAAAGCCCATTGTACGCGGATCAAGTACCCAGCGGCTGGAACAGCGTCATTCCGAATTGGACGTTCTTCTGGGCAATCGCTTGCCGGGAATATTACGAACAGACGGCCGACAAGGCATTCGCGATCGAGATGTACGCGCATATCCGTTATACGCTCAATCATTATTTGTTGAAAATAGACGATAACGGCCTGTTTAACGTCAAGGGCTGGAACCTGCTCGACTGGTCGCCGATCGATCAACCGAACGACGGCATCGTGACTCATCAGAACATGTTCCTCGTGCAGACGCTTCGCTGCGCGGCCGAGATGGGGAGATTAGCCGGAGAGGACGCGGAGAGTTCCCGGTTCGATCAGGCGGCTATCCGGTTGGATAACGCCATCAATACGCACCTCTGGGATGACGAGAAGCAAGCCTACATCGATTGCATCCATCCCGACGGCAGACGTTCCGGCGTACTCAGCATGCAAACGCAAGTCGTCGCATCGTTGACGGGAGTCGCGAGAGGGGATCGGAAGGAAACTATCGATCGGTATGTGACCTCCCCGCCAAAGCATTTCGTGCAGATCGGCAGTCCGTTCATGTCTTTCTTCTACTATGAAGCGTTGGGCAAATTGGGAGAAATCGGTCTGATCTTGGAGGATATCCGCAAAAACTACGGCAACATGATCGATCACGGCGCGACGACATGTTGGGAGCAGTACCCCAACTTCGTTGAAAACAGGGCGAACCCGGATATGCTCACGCGCAGCCACTGCCATGCTTGGTCTTCCGCGCCGGCCTATTTTCTCGGGAAGGAAGTTCTAGGGATCAAGAGCCTTGCCCCGGGATGGAGCTCGGTTGAGGTTTCTCCGGCGCCGAACGGGTTAGGTTGGGCTCGCGGCAGCGTGCCGCATCCGGACGGCGGAACGATCGACGTCTCTTGGACGGTCAACGAGAGCAGCAAATCGTTCAAGCTTAGCGTCGCTTATCCGGAAGGCGTAAGCCTGCAGATCCAGATTCCCGACGGCTACGAAGCGGAGATTGAACAAACGGTTCTGCCGCAAGCTTAG
- a CDS encoding alpha-L-fucosidase yields MRDYQGALPSENQLRWQDMEMGMFCHFGMNTFCDREWGEGTDSPEKFRPSELDARQWASTARQAGMKYFILTAKHHDGFCLWPTATTDYSVAFSPWKDGKGDIVRECAEACREEGIGFGLYLSPWDRHEPRYADPAAYDDFYADQLEELLTGYGPLVEVWFDGAGSEGHTYDWERIMRIVRTHQPEAMVFNMGAPTIRWVGNEDGVAPYPCWNTAEAARLSMFTTESADWLPSTPKWVPAECDVPIRKDQWFWHPDAEDRLHSLEHLMDIYYRSVGHGCNLLLNVAPDDRGLLPDSDVRRVLELGAEVRRRFDAPIARTSGTGNELVLQLEGETSIDHLVLMEDIRLGERIREYVVDALRDGQWVEISRGSAVGHKKIDAFPPVAASAVRLRVLSSEGEPLVRSMGVYANCNDAIR; encoded by the coding sequence ATGAGAGATTACCAAGGGGCTCTGCCATCGGAAAATCAATTGAGGTGGCAGGATATGGAGATGGGCATGTTCTGCCATTTCGGCATGAATACTTTCTGCGATCGGGAGTGGGGGGAAGGAACGGACTCGCCGGAGAAATTCCGGCCTTCCGAGCTTGATGCTCGTCAGTGGGCGAGTACGGCCCGTCAAGCAGGGATGAAATACTTCATCCTTACGGCCAAGCACCACGACGGCTTCTGCCTATGGCCAACGGCTACGACGGATTATTCGGTGGCTTTCAGTCCGTGGAAGGATGGCAAAGGCGACATCGTGCGGGAATGCGCGGAAGCTTGCCGCGAGGAAGGAATAGGCTTCGGACTCTACCTCTCTCCGTGGGACCGGCATGAGCCGCGTTACGCGGACCCTGCCGCTTACGACGACTTCTACGCCGACCAGTTGGAGGAGTTGCTGACCGGTTACGGTCCGCTGGTCGAAGTCTGGTTCGACGGCGCGGGCTCGGAGGGACATACCTACGATTGGGAGCGCATTATGCGTATTGTTCGTACTCATCAGCCCGAGGCGATGGTATTCAATATGGGTGCTCCGACGATCCGATGGGTGGGCAACGAAGACGGCGTGGCTCCCTATCCTTGCTGGAATACGGCAGAGGCGGCGCGCCTGAGCATGTTCACGACCGAGAGCGCGGACTGGCTGCCGTCGACGCCGAAATGGGTGCCGGCGGAATGCGACGTTCCGATTCGCAAAGACCAGTGGTTCTGGCACCCGGACGCCGAAGATCGGCTTCATTCGTTGGAACACCTTATGGATATTTACTATCGTTCCGTAGGGCATGGCTGTAATCTGCTGCTCAACGTCGCGCCCGACGATCGGGGGTTGCTGCCGGATTCGGATGTGCGGCGCGTGCTGGAACTGGGAGCCGAGGTGCGTCGGCGCTTCGATGCTCCGATCGCCCGGACGAGCGGGACTGGGAACGAATTGGTGCTTCAGTTGGAGGGAGAGACGTCGATCGATCATCTCGTCCTGATGGAGGACATTCGGCTGGGAGAGAGAATCCGCGAATACGTCGTCGATGCGTTGAGGGACGGGCAGTGGGTAGAGATCTCACGGGGCAGTGCCGTCGGTCATAAGAAGATCGATGCGTTTCCCCCGGTGGCGGCCTCGGCCGTCAGGTTGCGAGTTCTCTCCAGCGAAGGAGAACCGCTTGTTCGTTCTATGGGGGTATATGCGAATTGTAATGATGCGATAAGGTGA
- a CDS encoding helix-turn-helix domain-containing protein produces MQVLIVDDEMYAVMGIKDAIDWKGLGVTAVHDAYNMREAVKIFEKQEIQVMICDIEMPKGTGIELLEWVNEFSPHTETIFLTAHGDFRFMQRAIQLSSFDYMMKPVEFDVLEDTIGRAIAAVGKKSAELAQSEQYKPYYELWNKKKTLLSERFWHDLLAERIVASESAGNSLPAEYGIVLQPEDRLFPVMVSVENWKRELSTRDEEVMEYAIRQSASELLIANSRGEVVQTKHGVTMAILYLSPDEESAIQHSIGGRCMQYIDACGQYLNCSVSCYIGEPVKLHELRPMYKSLLSMEYNNLSESNQLNWLRLQSPDPVPNPSLPDFAAWALLIENGKEDEMVGHLKRSLLELASERRFGASALQAYYQGFLQMIHYLLQKKGVSAHQLFHDDSVSQVKVPPRTLEQLEEWGIRLIRTVHRYLYREESVIQRLRGYIADHLSENITREMLAEYVHLNPAYLSRLFKKETGMSITDYLLNERMRIAKELIAHSTIPISEIAQKLGYGNFSYFSKMFKKIYHANPQQFRKLSGC; encoded by the coding sequence ATGCAGGTATTGATCGTTGACGATGAAATGTATGCCGTCATGGGGATTAAGGATGCGATCGACTGGAAAGGCCTTGGCGTTACCGCGGTCCACGATGCCTATAACATGAGAGAAGCCGTCAAAATCTTCGAGAAGCAGGAAATTCAAGTGATGATCTGCGATATCGAGATGCCCAAAGGCACGGGAATCGAGCTGCTGGAGTGGGTCAACGAGTTTTCTCCCCATACGGAAACGATCTTCCTTACGGCTCACGGAGATTTTCGGTTCATGCAAAGGGCTATTCAGCTTAGCAGCTTCGACTATATGATGAAGCCGGTGGAGTTCGACGTCTTGGAAGATACGATCGGGCGGGCGATTGCCGCCGTAGGCAAGAAAAGCGCGGAACTGGCTCAAAGCGAACAATACAAGCCGTATTACGAGCTATGGAATAAGAAGAAGACGCTGCTTAGCGAGCGGTTCTGGCACGACCTGCTGGCGGAACGAATCGTGGCTAGCGAAAGCGCAGGCAATAGCCTGCCCGCCGAGTACGGCATTGTTCTGCAACCGGAGGATCGGCTGTTCCCCGTTATGGTCAGCGTAGAGAATTGGAAGCGGGAACTCAGCACGAGGGACGAAGAGGTCATGGAGTACGCGATACGCCAATCCGCATCCGAGTTGTTAATCGCCAACTCGCGGGGGGAAGTCGTTCAGACGAAACACGGCGTTACGATGGCGATTCTCTATCTCTCTCCGGATGAGGAAAGCGCAATTCAACATAGTATCGGCGGAAGGTGCATGCAATATATCGATGCCTGCGGCCAATATTTGAACTGTTCGGTATCCTGCTATATCGGCGAGCCGGTGAAGCTGCATGAGCTGAGGCCGATGTACAAGTCGCTGTTGTCGATGGAATACAACAATCTCAGCGAATCCAATCAGCTCAATTGGCTGAGATTGCAAAGCCCGGATCCCGTTCCGAATCCGAGCCTGCCCGATTTCGCGGCTTGGGCTTTGTTAATCGAGAACGGCAAGGAAGACGAGATGGTCGGACATCTGAAGCGGAGCCTTCTGGAGTTGGCCTCGGAGCGGCGTTTCGGGGCGAGTGCCCTGCAGGCCTATTATCAGGGGTTTCTTCAGATGATTCACTACTTGCTGCAGAAGAAAGGCGTCTCGGCGCACCAATTGTTCCATGATGACAGCGTATCGCAAGTTAAAGTGCCGCCTCGTACGCTGGAGCAGTTGGAGGAATGGGGGATTCGGTTAATCCGCACGGTGCATCGGTATCTCTATCGGGAAGAGTCGGTTATCCAACGCCTTCGCGGCTATATCGCCGATCATCTGAGCGAGAACATCACCCGCGAGATGCTTGCCGAATACGTTCACTTAAACCCAGCGTATCTCTCCCGGTTGTTTAAGAAAGAGACGGGTATGAGCATTACGGACTACCTGCTGAACGAGAGAATGCGGATTGCCAAGGAGCTGATCGCCCACTCGACGATTCCGATTTCCGAGATCGCGCAGAAGCTGGGTTACGGCAACTTTTCCTATTTCTCTAAAATGTTCAAAAAAATCTATCACGCCAATCCTCAGCAGTTTCGGAAGTTGTCAGGCTGTTAG
- a CDS encoding cache domain-containing sensor histidine kinase, whose amino-acid sequence MNPKRTLRFKLIVGFVTITLPLICLLLYSNYTGSNSVREQAAESNKSMIALYSNQIQTALGIETNFLYDLASYDADILSLDRMTYNSTEYILTKMRILESLSQYHRFESSVDIQFAYSIANRDLIHTLIKSDTYDEVIGIRSCIEDRLQDAVKPDSGFNSEWGTMNCGDTYGLIRIVDSGYGVYLGAWVRLDHLMTPLEQIQLGREGFSAFADRQGRLIAGSSGEGGFADPPLIDYAASYQRIRGLEDTYIVVSHPIEMTDVTLTAFIPEEGMMQNLSRFRALLAWIPLFAFVLLFLYLIYLNSIIIRPMNELLKGMRTLKRGDWTFRLDRSPSKEFHSFNETFNDMTHQIQKLKISVYEEQIRAHKAELKHLQLQINPHFLLNSINVVYNLAQIKNYAVIQAMCLNLVKYFRFTTKTSQPFVTLSEEMEHMDSYLRIQQLRFPGRITFRIEMEEHTRQVPIPPLIVQPFIENAVKYGFDFMDEPFHIEIQAIWDDSAKKCRILIADNGSGFPADVLESLQKETYFQRNDDQHLGIWNSYHRLQLLYGNAARLEFGNGLESGAIVRVEIPIDAPAQSELRLYPSS is encoded by the coding sequence ATGAACCCCAAGAGAACGCTTCGCTTTAAATTAATCGTCGGTTTCGTTACCATTACGCTGCCTTTGATTTGCCTTCTGCTATACAGCAATTATACGGGATCGAATTCCGTGCGCGAACAGGCGGCGGAGTCCAATAAGAGCATGATTGCTCTATATTCCAATCAAATCCAGACCGCGCTCGGGATCGAAACCAATTTTTTGTACGATCTGGCCTCTTACGATGCGGATATCCTGTCTCTGGACAGAATGACCTACAATTCTACGGAATATATCTTGACCAAGATGCGAATTTTGGAGAGTCTGAGCCAGTATCATCGGTTCGAAAGCAGCGTCGACATTCAGTTTGCCTATTCGATCGCGAATCGCGATCTGATTCATACTTTGATTAAAAGCGATACTTACGACGAGGTGATCGGCATTCGGTCGTGCATCGAGGATCGGCTGCAAGATGCGGTAAAACCGGATAGCGGTTTCAACTCGGAGTGGGGAACGATGAACTGCGGGGATACCTACGGATTAATACGCATCGTGGATTCAGGCTATGGCGTCTACTTGGGAGCATGGGTCAGGCTCGATCATCTCATGACTCCATTGGAGCAGATTCAGCTTGGAAGAGAAGGCTTTTCCGCTTTTGCGGACCGCCAAGGGAGATTAATTGCCGGGAGCTCGGGCGAAGGGGGCTTTGCCGACCCTCCTCTCATTGATTACGCCGCGAGTTATCAGAGAATCAGAGGGCTGGAAGATACCTATATCGTAGTCAGCCATCCGATCGAGATGACGGACGTTACCCTGACCGCCTTCATCCCGGAAGAAGGCATGATGCAGAATTTGTCCCGTTTCCGCGCGTTGCTCGCTTGGATTCCGCTATTTGCGTTCGTACTGCTCTTTCTATACTTAATCTATCTTAACAGCATCATTATCAGGCCGATGAACGAACTGCTCAAGGGGATGCGCACGCTCAAAAGAGGGGACTGGACGTTCCGGTTGGATAGGTCCCCCTCTAAGGAGTTTCATTCCTTTAACGAAACCTTCAACGACATGACGCATCAAATTCAAAAGCTGAAGATCAGCGTCTACGAAGAGCAGATCCGAGCCCACAAGGCGGAGCTTAAGCATTTGCAGTTGCAGATCAATCCTCATTTTCTGCTGAACAGCATTAACGTCGTCTATAATCTAGCCCAGATCAAAAATTATGCCGTCATCCAAGCGATGTGCCTCAATCTGGTGAAATACTTCCGGTTCACGACCAAGACGAGCCAGCCCTTCGTCACGCTGTCGGAAGAGATGGAGCATATGGACAGCTATCTGCGTATCCAGCAGCTTCGGTTCCCGGGGCGGATTACGTTCCGAATCGAGATGGAGGAGCATACCCGGCAGGTTCCGATTCCGCCGCTGATCGTGCAGCCTTTTATCGAGAACGCCGTCAAATACGGCTTCGACTTCATGGACGAGCCTTTTCATATCGAGATCCAAGCGATATGGGACGACAGCGCCAAAAAATGCCGGATTCTGATTGCCGACAATGGCTCCGGTTTTCCGGCGGACGTGCTGGAATCGTTGCAGAAAGAAACCTATTTCCAAAGGAACGATGACCAGCATCTAGGCATATGGAACAGCTATCATCGACTTCAACTCTTGTACGGGAACGCGGCGAGATTGGAATTCGGCAATGGTCTGGAATCCGGTGCCATCGTTAGGGTCGAGATACCGATCGATGCGCCCGCCCAATCTGAATTGCGGTTGTATCCGAGCAGCTAG
- a CDS encoding ABC transporter substrate-binding protein produces the protein MVHVKKRIMKGLTLLMAASLVLSACGQNDNGGSKDASKETPSASGSSSANPSETKLEPYKITLAYPGTAPRDLALVQEEMSKYLTEKINATVELQPIDWGSWTDKTNLMKISGEAFDLIFTAGWYGYAQDVSKGQFLELTDLMAEYGKDIPGVLGEDYIKGAQISGKLYGAPTHKEFAQGFGFLLNKDLVEKYKFNTEGVKTLEEMEEMFKTIKENEPDVVPVVSNRFANTWGAANYDLSGKLPRDSKELKLVDDLEDPKYIEFMKRMRQWNLNGWFDKDVITSDDSDQAMNMIKARKAFAIGQSLKPGKDAEMSVTTGVPLVQVETATPYTTTGEANGAMLAISRTSKDPERAMMFLNLLYTDAKLLNMLVWGIEGKHYVKVSDNVIDYPEGVTAENQGYPNPGGWMFGDQFKTYLWANEDPNKWEQFKKFNDSSERSIALGFVFDETPVKAEVAATNNVKDEFYKVLNAGAVDVEETLAKYKAKRDAAGMQKIIQEMQRQLDEWAKTK, from the coding sequence ATGGTACATGTGAAGAAAAGGATTATGAAAGGTTTGACCTTGCTCATGGCGGCTTCGCTGGTATTGTCCGCATGCGGCCAGAACGACAACGGAGGTTCTAAAGACGCTTCCAAAGAAACGCCATCGGCATCGGGAAGTTCGTCGGCCAATCCTTCCGAAACGAAGCTTGAGCCTTATAAGATTACGTTAGCCTACCCTGGCACCGCTCCACGCGACCTTGCGCTCGTACAAGAAGAAATGAGCAAGTATTTGACGGAAAAAATCAATGCGACCGTCGAACTCCAGCCTATCGATTGGGGCTCTTGGACGGATAAAACGAACTTGATGAAAATTTCCGGAGAAGCGTTCGATCTCATCTTTACCGCGGGCTGGTACGGTTACGCCCAGGACGTGTCCAAAGGGCAGTTCCTGGAACTGACGGACCTCATGGCAGAGTACGGCAAGGATATCCCGGGCGTTCTGGGCGAGGATTACATTAAAGGGGCGCAAATCAGCGGTAAGCTCTACGGCGCGCCGACCCATAAGGAATTCGCGCAAGGCTTCGGTTTCTTATTGAACAAGGATCTGGTGGAGAAGTACAAGTTCAATACCGAAGGCGTGAAAACGCTAGAGGAAATGGAAGAAATGTTCAAGACGATCAAAGAAAACGAGCCTGATGTCGTTCCCGTCGTAAGCAACCGTTTCGCGAACACTTGGGGTGCGGCTAACTACGATCTATCCGGCAAGTTGCCTCGCGACAGCAAAGAGCTTAAACTCGTTGACGATCTCGAAGACCCGAAATATATCGAATTCATGAAACGCATGCGTCAATGGAACTTGAACGGATGGTTCGATAAAGACGTGATCACTTCGGACGACAGCGACCAAGCGATGAATATGATTAAAGCTCGCAAAGCGTTTGCTATCGGACAATCTTTGAAACCCGGCAAAGACGCGGAAATGTCCGTAACGACGGGCGTTCCTCTAGTACAAGTCGAAACGGCAACGCCTTATACGACTACGGGGGAAGCCAACGGCGCGATGCTTGCGATCTCCCGTACTTCCAAGGATCCCGAGCGCGCGATGATGTTCTTGAACCTGCTCTACACGGATGCCAAGCTGCTTAACATGCTTGTGTGGGGGATCGAAGGCAAGCACTACGTTAAAGTTTCCGACAATGTAATCGACTATCCGGAAGGCGTAACGGCCGAGAACCAAGGTTACCCGAATCCGGGCGGTTGGATGTTCGGCGATCAGTTCAAAACGTATCTATGGGCTAACGAAGACCCGAACAAGTGGGAGCAGTTCAAAAAATTCAATGACAGCTCGGAACGCTCCATCGCTTTAGGTTTCGTGTTCGACGAAACGCCGGTCAAGGCGGAGGTCGCGGCAACGAACAACGTTAAAGATGAGTTCTATAAAGTTCTAAACGCCGGCGCGGTCGATGTAGAAGAGACCCTAGCGAAGTATAAGGCGAAGCGGGACGCTGCGGGCATGCAAAAAATCATTCAAGAAATGCAGCGTCAATTAGATGAATGGGCCAAAACGAAATAG
- a CDS encoding carbohydrate ABC transporter permease: MTIATRIRTPLIHVFFILFAIASLFPFLLVFMVSVSDESSIINNGYTIFPSKISFAAYEFLFNDFAQIARAYGVTILVTFFGTIGSVLITALFAYPLSRRDLPLRRTFSFILFFTMLFSGGMVPWYITYVTMFGLKNTLLSMIIPSLLLSAFNVLLMRSFFANTIPESIVESGTIDGAGEFTIFLKLVVPLSAPIMATIALFNLLAYWNDWYNCMLFIDKANLMNIQYLMTKTLNNVQFLLMKADTSSQVGDLVAKMPTETVRMALAIVGVSPLLLAYPFFQKFYISGITSGAVKG; this comes from the coding sequence ATGACGATCGCAACACGAATTCGCACGCCGTTGATTCATGTATTCTTCATATTGTTCGCCATAGCCTCGCTGTTTCCGTTTCTGCTGGTGTTCATGGTGTCCGTATCGGACGAGAGTTCCATCATCAATAACGGATACACGATCTTTCCGAGCAAGATCAGCTTTGCCGCTTACGAATTTCTATTTAACGATTTCGCGCAGATTGCCCGCGCCTATGGAGTAACCATCTTGGTCACGTTCTTCGGAACGATCGGAAGCGTGTTGATTACCGCGCTCTTCGCTTACCCGTTGTCGCGCCGAGACTTGCCGCTGCGCCGTACGTTCTCGTTCATCCTGTTCTTCACCATGCTGTTCAGCGGAGGAATGGTGCCTTGGTACATTACCTACGTGACGATGTTCGGGCTCAAGAATACGCTGCTCTCCATGATCATTCCAAGTTTGCTGCTCAGCGCGTTTAACGTACTTCTGATGCGAAGCTTCTTCGCCAACACGATTCCGGAATCCATCGTCGAGTCCGGCACGATCGATGGCGCCGGCGAATTTACGATTTTCCTTAAGCTCGTAGTTCCGCTGTCGGCGCCGATCATGGCGACGATCGCCCTATTCAATCTACTGGCTTATTGGAACGATTGGTATAATTGCATGCTCTTCATCGACAAAGCGAACCTTATGAACATTCAGTATCTGATGACCAAGACGCTTAACAACGTTCAATTTCTATTGATGAAAGCCGACACTTCCAGCCAAGTCGGAGATCTGGTGGCCAAGATGCCGACCGAGACGGTTCGCATGGCGCTTGCCATCGTAGGCGTCTCTCCGCTCTTGCTCGCTTATCCTTTCTTCCAGAAGTTCTACATTAGCGGTATTACCAGCGGCGCGGTTAAAGGCTAA
- a CDS encoding ABC transporter permease: protein MAALAPADSVIRPPSRLRTFGKQIKKFRILLLMMIPGLAYLFVNNYIPMYGVILAFKNLNYVDGIWGSPWAGMDNFKFLFNSPDAYLITRNTVLYNVVFIIVNLILALSTALLINEIRDKVVARFYQSTFLLPHIISMVVVAYLVYSFLNTESGLVNRQLVNLFGSEAISWYNEARYWPYILVIVHAWKGVGFLAIIYFAAIIGIDKEYYEAATIDGASKWKQMTRITIPLIAPVIIVMTLLSISSIMRSDFGLFYQVPMNSGPLMPTTNTIDTYVYRAMTKLGDIGMSSAAGLYQSVVCFFLILGANFAVRKISKNDALF from the coding sequence ATGGCAGCGCTTGCACCGGCAGATTCGGTTATTCGTCCGCCAAGTCGGTTAAGAACATTCGGCAAACAAATCAAGAAGTTCAGAATATTGCTGTTGATGATGATCCCGGGACTAGCGTATTTGTTCGTTAACAATTACATTCCCATGTACGGCGTCATTCTTGCCTTCAAAAATCTAAACTACGTGGACGGGATTTGGGGTAGCCCTTGGGCGGGCATGGACAACTTCAAGTTCCTATTCAATTCTCCGGACGCGTATCTTATTACGCGCAATACGGTTCTGTACAACGTGGTGTTCATTATCGTGAATTTGATTCTCGCTCTGTCGACCGCGCTGTTGATTAACGAGATCAGGGATAAAGTCGTCGCTCGTTTCTACCAAAGTACATTCCTGTTGCCTCATATTATCTCGATGGTTGTCGTTGCCTATCTCGTGTACAGCTTCCTGAACACGGAAAGCGGTCTTGTCAATCGGCAACTCGTCAACCTGTTCGGCTCCGAAGCGATCTCATGGTACAATGAGGCCCGTTATTGGCCTTATATCTTGGTTATCGTTCATGCTTGGAAAGGCGTCGGTTTCCTAGCCATCATCTACTTCGCGGCGATCATCGGCATCGACAAGGAGTATTACGAAGCGGCTACGATCGATGGCGCAAGCAAATGGAAGCAGATGACGCGGATCACCATTCCGCTGATCGCGCCGGTCATTATCGTGATGACCTTGCTATCGATCAGCTCCATCATGCGTTCGGATTTCGGACTCTTCTACCAAGTGCCGATGAACTCCGGTCCGCTAATGCCGACGACGAACACGATCGATACGTACGTGTACAGGGCAATGACTAAGCTGGGAGACATCGGAATGTCATCCGCTGCCGGCCTATACCAATCCGTCGTTTGCTTCTTCCTGATCCTCGGGGCCAATTTCGCCGTCCGCAAGATTAGCAAGAACGACGCGTTATTCTAG